A stretch of the Candidatus Bandiella numerosa genome encodes the following:
- a CDS encoding BolA/IbaG family iron-sulfur metabolism protein: MPINYDILYETILRGFPNSKIELVDTVGDNNHYSVKITSEKFNNLSRVEQHKLVHKVLKDCLGTDLHALSIQTFKTK; the protein is encoded by the coding sequence ATGCCGATTAATTATGATATTCTATATGAAACAATTTTACGAGGATTTCCGAATTCTAAAATTGAGTTAGTAGATACGGTCGGTGACAACAATCACTACAGCGTTAAAATAACATCTGAAAAATTTAATAATCTTTCTAGAGTAGAGCAACATAAATTAGTGCATAAAGTTCTCAAAGATTGTTTGGGAACTGATTTACATGCACTTTCTATCCAAACTTTTAAAACAAAATAA
- the ppa gene encoding inorganic diphosphatase, with product MKYSEIKIGENCPNEVNAIIEISMNSDPIKYEFDKEIEAMVVDRFMQSSMQYPCNYGFIPHTLSGDGDPVDLLVYTNYPIAIKSVVAVKPIGVLLTEDEKGLDEKILAVPTNKIDPYFKNINNYTDLPEILIKKIAHFFERYKDLESEKWVKVNGWKDFDHAQKIIQVAIDRYNDEKNQ from the coding sequence ATGAAATATTCAGAGATTAAAATCGGCGAAAATTGCCCAAATGAAGTGAATGCAATTATTGAAATCTCGATGAATTCAGACCCTATAAAATATGAGTTTGATAAAGAGATAGAGGCAATGGTTGTTGATAGATTTATGCAATCAAGTATGCAATATCCATGTAATTATGGGTTTATTCCCCATACTTTGTCAGGCGATGGAGACCCAGTTGATTTATTAGTATATACCAATTACCCAATTGCAATTAAATCTGTTGTAGCTGTCAAACCAATAGGAGTGTTGCTTACTGAAGATGAAAAAGGGCTAGATGAGAAGATATTGGCTGTGCCAACCAATAAAATTGACCCATATTTCAAAAATATCAATAACTACACAGATTTACCAGAAATTTTAATTAAAAAAATTGCCCATTTTTTTGAAAGGTATAAGGACTTAGAAAGTGAGAAGTGGGTTAAGGTTAATGGCTGGAAAGACTTTGATCATGCACAAAAGATAATCCAAGTCGCAATTGATAGGTATAATGACGAAAAAAATCAATAA
- the grxD gene encoding Grx4 family monothiol glutaredoxin, with protein sequence MNQDIHNQIKKIIEENRTVLFMKGTPEIPMCGFSATVVNILNILEVEFLGINILDNDEMRQGIKEYSDWPTIPQLYVNQEFVGGCDIVQDMYKNGELQNLLFDKKNN encoded by the coding sequence ATGAACCAAGATATACATAATCAAATTAAGAAAATTATTGAAGAAAATAGAACCGTATTATTTATGAAGGGCACACCAGAAATACCTATGTGTGGGTTTTCTGCAACGGTTGTTAATATTTTAAATATTTTAGAAGTTGAATTTTTAGGAATAAATATATTAGATAACGATGAGATGAGACAAGGTATAAAAGAATATTCTGATTGGCCCACCATCCCACAACTGTATGTTAACCAAGAATTCGTAGGTGGTTGTGATATAGTGCAAGATATGTATAAAAATGGCGAGTTGCAAAATTTACTATTTGATAAAAAAAATAATTAA
- the def gene encoding peptide deformylase, with the protein MSILPLIYAPHPIFKMKAEPVADINEDIRKIVDDMFSTMYVEDAVGLGANMVGILKRIAVVDLQDNNTKSPLTFINPIITWRSDNMQTYKEASLCFPGISAEINRPSAIKINYFDYDGKAQKLKAEGFLSAVIQHEVDYLDGKIFLDYLSKMKRDILIRKVEKHIKKYPPHFHDKHCNH; encoded by the coding sequence ATGTCAATTTTACCTTTGATTTATGCTCCTCATCCTATATTTAAAATGAAGGCAGAGCCGGTAGCAGATATTAATGAAGATATACGAAAAATAGTAGATGATATGTTCTCTACCATGTATGTTGAAGATGCCGTAGGTTTAGGCGCTAATATGGTGGGCATACTAAAGCGAATAGCTGTTGTTGATTTGCAAGATAACAATACCAAATCTCCCCTTACTTTTATCAATCCAATAATAACTTGGCGTTCTGATAATATGCAAACATATAAAGAAGCTTCATTATGCTTCCCTGGTATCTCTGCGGAAATTAATCGCCCTAGTGCAATAAAGATTAACTATTTTGATTATGATGGAAAAGCACAAAAGCTAAAAGCAGAAGGCTTTTTGTCAGCTGTTATACAACATGAAGTAGATTATTTAGATGGAAAAATTTTCTTGGACTACCTTTCAAAAATGAAACGCGACATATTAATCCGCAAGGTAGAAAAACATATAAAAAAGTATCCGCCACATTTTCATGATAAACATTGTAATCATTAA
- a CDS encoding MFS transporter has product MSSILVAWSTWLALTFFYAYQFVQRVFPNIVMDDIMDKYHVNANEIGHFAGIYYIGYVAMHIPLGILLDHFNAKKIIPLCILLAVIGFAPLAYMDDFAIATYGRLLIGIGSSGAAVGAFKLLRLGFGEEKFPKMLGWMITIGLLGAVFGSGPLARLISYIGWQEALNYIIYVGLALAVFSYFAIPNTKSEEKFSVAIIMHDFKYLFSNKIVLLVGALGGLMIGPLEGFADAWSNPYLKTTYKLTNEEAGDITQLVYIGMAVGLVVMGYIFEKTKSYYGILLASGAAMLLCLALLLTGVVVNVSFLKWVFFIIGFFCAYQVVLIAKSIALVHVKHATFISAIANMLMMGFGYISHRAIGVLLHYFWDGDKNVQGSPVYSAENFRDALLVLPISLIVAIVGFVLLAIIEKGNKKIAK; this is encoded by the coding sequence ATGTCTTCCATACTAGTTGCCTGGTCTACATGGTTAGCACTAACTTTTTTCTATGCATATCAGTTTGTGCAAAGAGTTTTTCCCAATATCGTAATGGACGATATAATGGACAAATACCACGTAAATGCGAATGAGATAGGTCATTTTGCTGGTATATATTACATAGGATATGTTGCGATGCATATACCACTTGGCATACTTTTAGATCATTTTAATGCTAAGAAAATAATCCCATTATGTATACTTTTAGCTGTAATAGGATTTGCACCACTTGCGTATATGGATGATTTTGCGATTGCAACATATGGTAGATTATTAATAGGTATTGGCTCTTCGGGAGCGGCTGTTGGTGCGTTTAAGCTATTGCGCTTAGGTTTTGGAGAAGAAAAATTTCCAAAAATGTTGGGATGGATGATAACAATTGGGTTGCTAGGGGCAGTATTTGGTAGTGGGCCTTTAGCTAGACTTATTTCCTACATAGGATGGCAAGAGGCACTAAACTATATAATATATGTTGGTCTAGCATTAGCTGTCTTCAGTTATTTCGCAATACCAAATACTAAATCAGAAGAAAAATTTAGCGTTGCAATAATAATGCATGATTTTAAATATTTGTTTTCTAATAAAATAGTATTACTAGTAGGTGCTTTAGGTGGCTTGATGATAGGTCCACTTGAAGGATTTGCAGATGCATGGAGTAACCCTTATTTAAAAACAACCTATAAGCTTACTAATGAAGAAGCTGGCGATATCACTCAATTAGTTTATATAGGAATGGCTGTTGGTCTTGTAGTAATGGGCTATATATTCGAAAAAACAAAATCTTATTATGGGATATTACTAGCTAGTGGCGCTGCTATGCTTTTATGCTTAGCATTGCTATTAACCGGAGTAGTAGTGAATGTTAGCTTTTTAAAATGGGTATTTTTTATAATAGGTTTTTTCTGTGCTTATCAAGTAGTCTTAATAGCAAAATCTATTGCTCTTGTTCATGTTAAACATGCTACGTTTATTTCAGCTATTGCAAATATGCTAATGATGGGCTTTGGATATATTTCTCATAGAGCTATTGGTGTGTTATTGCATTATTTTTGGGATGGAGATAAAAATGTACAAGGTAGTCCTGTATATAGCGCAGAAAATTTCCGTGATGCACTTTTAGTCTTGCCGATCAGTTTGATTGTGGCAATTGTAGGTTTTGTGTTATTAGCAATAATAGAGAAAGGAAACAAAAAAATTGCGAAGTAA
- the flhA gene encoding flagellar biosynthesis protein FlhA, with protein sequence MDNLKDSIANFKIGALAKGFTNLSSQKDIIFAVGILCIIGFLIFPISPGLLDYLLSLSIAFSALILMTVLFIDKPLDFNAFPSILLIVTMFRLALNISTTRLILADGHLGPSAAGHVVEAFGFFVMQGSVVIGAIVFGILTIINFVVITKGSGRIAEVAARFSLDAMPGKQMSIDADLSSGIINEEQARERRKNLEDESTFFGSMDGANKFVRGDAIAGLLITFINFIAGIIIGVVQNGMSFDEAMQTYTLLTIGDGLVAQIPALIVSISAGLLVTKSGIHGSADKAILQQLSKYPQALFACSGLLIVMSAMPGIPFVPFFIISLLSGTLAYFLNKHKKEAEKLEIQLKQQPEKKELTQEEMIIQSLHIDYLKIELGYELLQMVDNNQEYKLTDQIKSLRKQIAQDLGFILPSVRIQDNVQLEPKVYVIKIKDIECGRGELKPLNLLVINPAGGAIEINGEDTTEPVFNLPARWVDRSAKEEAIFKEYTVIEPITIISTHLTEIVKENITELLTYSETKKLLSNLEGDHKKLADEVVPGQITVVTFQRILQSLLSESVAVKDLPSILEAISEIANSTTNVARMVEHIRTRLSKQICHSFLNEEGFIPIVVLSSHWEQIFMENLVGEDDSKHLAMQPSKLREFVESINVKLDKLATSRVTPVLLTSPILRPFVRSVTERFKPNLIILSQNEIHPKVKIKTFGEV encoded by the coding sequence ATGGATAATTTAAAAGATAGTATTGCGAATTTTAAAATTGGCGCATTAGCTAAAGGATTTACCAATCTATCATCTCAGAAAGATATAATATTTGCCGTTGGCATTTTATGTATTATAGGTTTTTTAATTTTTCCAATATCGCCAGGATTGTTGGATTATTTGTTAAGTTTATCAATAGCTTTTTCTGCTCTGATTTTAATGACAGTATTATTCATTGACAAACCCCTCGATTTTAATGCATTTCCAAGCATCTTGCTGATTGTGACTATGTTCAGATTGGCACTCAATATTTCAACTACTAGATTAATTTTGGCAGATGGCCATCTTGGTCCTTCTGCGGCAGGACACGTGGTAGAAGCATTTGGATTTTTTGTTATGCAAGGCTCAGTTGTTATAGGCGCAATTGTTTTTGGAATATTAACTATAATTAATTTTGTTGTTATTACTAAGGGCTCAGGACGAATTGCTGAGGTAGCAGCAAGATTTAGCTTAGATGCCATGCCAGGTAAGCAAATGTCCATAGATGCAGACTTATCTTCTGGTATCATTAATGAGGAACAAGCAAGAGAAAGAAGAAAGAATCTGGAAGATGAAAGTACATTTTTTGGTTCCATGGATGGGGCCAATAAATTTGTACGTGGAGACGCAATTGCGGGCTTATTAATAACTTTCATCAACTTCATAGCTGGAATTATCATTGGAGTTGTTCAAAATGGTATGAGCTTTGATGAGGCTATGCAAACATATACTTTACTTACAATTGGAGATGGGTTAGTAGCACAAATCCCTGCACTTATTGTATCAATCAGCGCTGGTTTATTAGTAACTAAATCAGGAATACATGGTTCTGCCGACAAAGCAATTTTGCAACAATTAAGCAAGTATCCTCAAGCCCTATTTGCATGTAGTGGCTTATTAATCGTGATGAGTGCGATGCCTGGCATTCCGTTTGTTCCATTTTTCATAATCTCCTTGCTATCTGGAACGCTTGCATATTTTTTAAACAAACATAAGAAAGAAGCAGAAAAATTGGAAATACAATTAAAGCAACAACCAGAGAAAAAAGAATTAACTCAAGAGGAGATGATTATACAGTCGCTTCACATCGACTATCTAAAAATTGAATTAGGTTATGAACTATTGCAAATGGTGGATAATAACCAAGAATATAAATTGACTGATCAGATAAAATCGTTACGAAAACAAATCGCCCAAGATTTAGGATTCATACTGCCATCTGTAAGAATACAGGACAATGTGCAACTTGAACCTAAAGTTTATGTAATAAAAATCAAAGATATTGAATGTGGTAGAGGTGAATTAAAACCACTAAATCTATTAGTCATCAATCCCGCAGGAGGTGCGATTGAAATTAATGGAGAGGACACTACTGAACCGGTATTTAATTTGCCTGCAAGATGGGTTGATAGAAGTGCTAAAGAAGAGGCTATTTTTAAAGAATATACAGTTATCGAACCTATAACCATTATATCCACTCATTTAACTGAAATAGTTAAGGAAAACATTACAGAGTTATTGACCTATAGTGAAACAAAAAAATTATTATCTAATTTAGAGGGTGATCATAAAAAACTTGCAGATGAAGTTGTTCCAGGTCAGATTACGGTTGTTACCTTCCAGAGAATATTGCAAAGCTTATTAAGTGAATCGGTGGCTGTAAAGGATTTACCCTCTATACTAGAGGCAATATCTGAAATTGCCAACAGCACCACAAATGTAGCCAGAATGGTTGAGCATATACGGACAAGACTCAGCAAGCAAATATGCCATAGCTTTTTGAACGAAGAAGGATTTATTCCAATAGTAGTTTTGTCTTCACATTGGGAACAAATTTTTATGGAAAATTTAGTGGGAGAAGACGATAGTAAACATCTTGCAATGCAACCAAGTAAGTTACGTGAATTTGTTGAAAGCATTAATGTTAAATTGGATAAATTAGCTACTTCAAGAGTTACACCTGTGTTGCTAACATCTCCAATTTTAAGACCCTTCGTTAGATCGGTAACTGAAAGATTTAAGCCAAATTTGATAATTTTATCGCAAAATGAAATTCACCCAAAGGTAAAAATAAAAACTTTTGGTGAGGTTTAA
- a CDS encoding TerC/Alx family metal homeostasis membrane protein, whose amino-acid sequence MFPNYSWIFLIIVVFIAVFVDLGVSLRNSKKISVKSAIHLSILWIALAVSVGILIYFHAGIDMAVEYITAYSIELSLSIDNVFVFILIFKYFNIEDKHQHKVLFIGVLSAVIFRFIMITLGIYVIHMFEWIFLPFGLLLMYSGYKLPLMGGAKSNSFDNNLILKFIKKHFNYSDNSKNGELFFRKNNKFFITPLALSLLVIEKADIIFALDSVPAVLAITKEPFIAFSSNILAILGLRSMYFVMSNAVQDYRYLKHGIGYMLIYVGLKMVLSFFDIHFSNYISILMIILFIFCSIMLSIIKKPVIRK is encoded by the coding sequence ATGTTCCCAAATTATAGTTGGATTTTTTTAATAATAGTTGTATTTATAGCAGTTTTCGTTGATCTTGGAGTTTCGCTTAGGAATTCAAAAAAAATTAGTGTTAAAAGCGCGATACATTTATCAATACTTTGGATAGCGCTGGCTGTGTCAGTGGGGATCCTGATATATTTTCATGCTGGAATTGATATGGCAGTGGAATATATAACGGCCTACAGTATAGAATTATCACTTAGTATTGATAATGTTTTTGTTTTTATACTGATATTTAAATATTTTAATATTGAGGATAAGCATCAGCATAAAGTGTTATTTATTGGTGTTTTAAGTGCCGTAATCTTCAGATTTATCATGATTACACTTGGCATATATGTTATTCATATGTTTGAATGGATATTTTTGCCATTTGGGTTATTACTAATGTATAGCGGTTATAAATTGCCACTTATGGGTGGAGCTAAATCAAATTCATTTGATAATAATTTGATTTTGAAATTTATAAAAAAACACTTTAATTATAGTGATAACTCTAAAAATGGTGAATTATTTTTTCGTAAGAATAATAAATTTTTCATTACCCCGCTTGCACTTTCTCTTTTAGTTATAGAAAAAGCTGATATCATATTTGCTTTAGATTCTGTGCCAGCTGTACTTGCAATAACTAAAGAGCCATTTATTGCATTTAGCTCGAACATTTTAGCCATTTTAGGATTAAGGTCTATGTATTTTGTTATGTCAAATGCTGTCCAAGATTATAGATATTTAAAGCATGGAATTGGTTACATGCTGATATACGTAGGATTAAAAATGGTTTTAAGTTTTTTCGACATTCATTTTTCAAATTATATTTCAATATTAATGATTATTCTCTTTATATTTTGCTCTATAATGCTATCAATAATTAAAAAACCAGTAATAAGGAAGTAG
- the dnaK gene encoding molecular chaperone DnaK: protein MSKTIGIDLGTTNSCVAIMDGKNPKVIENSEGMRTTPSIVAFTEKGEKLVGQPAKRQAVTNAKNTVFAVKRLIGRTFSDPKTKELANKASYSIVQAKSNDAWVKIGDKDYAPSQISAMILEKMKETAENYLGEKVTKAVITVPAHFNDSQRQATKDAGKIAGLEVLRIINEPTAAALAYGLDKSESKVIAVYDLGGGTFDVSILEIGDGIFEVKSTNGDTFLGGEDFDLKVLQYLCDEFKKTDGMDLMKDPLALQRLKEAAEKAKIELSNSMETDVNLPYITADSSGPKHLNIKITRAKFESLVEDLITRTIEPCKAALKDAGISASGIDDVVLVGGMTRMPKVIQKVKEFFGKEPHKGVNPDEVVAIGAAIQGAVLSGDMKDVVLLDVTPLTIGIETLGGVLTALIERNSTIPTKKSQVFSTADDNQSAVTIRVFQGERKMAADNKLLGQFNLEGIAPSPRGLPQIEVTFDVDANGILHVSAKDKGTGKEQKITIQSSGGLSDAEIAQMVKDAEENASKDEEKKALVEARNKADSLIHSTEKSLKEYGDKISSTDKEEVENIIKDLRSIMDSENVGEINSKVESLTQASMKIGQHVYGNEQQPPSEDNASTNGGNDSNEDEKVVDAEYEEVNDEKDKGSK from the coding sequence ATGAGTAAGACAATTGGCATAGACTTAGGTACTACAAATTCATGCGTAGCAATAATGGATGGTAAGAATCCTAAAGTTATAGAAAATTCAGAAGGAATGAGAACAACTCCTTCAATTGTTGCGTTTACTGAAAAAGGTGAAAAGTTAGTTGGTCAGCCAGCTAAAAGGCAAGCTGTGACTAATGCAAAAAATACTGTTTTTGCAGTAAAAAGGCTTATTGGAAGAACTTTCTCAGATCCTAAAACTAAGGAATTAGCAAATAAGGCATCTTATTCAATAGTTCAAGCTAAGAGTAATGATGCTTGGGTGAAAATTGGCGATAAAGATTATGCTCCAAGCCAAATTAGTGCGATGATCCTTGAAAAAATGAAGGAAACAGCTGAAAATTACCTAGGAGAAAAGGTGACAAAAGCCGTCATTACAGTGCCTGCTCATTTCAACGATTCACAAAGGCAAGCTACAAAGGATGCTGGTAAAATTGCAGGATTAGAAGTACTTAGAATTATTAACGAACCTACAGCTGCAGCGCTTGCATATGGTCTTGATAAATCTGAAAGCAAAGTTATTGCTGTATATGATCTTGGTGGAGGTACATTCGATGTTTCGATACTTGAGATTGGTGATGGAATATTTGAAGTGAAATCAACAAATGGGGATACATTCTTAGGTGGGGAAGATTTCGATCTAAAAGTATTGCAATACTTATGTGATGAATTTAAGAAGACTGATGGAATGGATTTAATGAAAGATCCTTTGGCGCTTCAAAGATTAAAAGAAGCTGCAGAAAAAGCAAAAATTGAACTTTCTAATTCAATGGAGACTGATGTTAATTTACCATATATCACAGCAGACTCATCAGGTCCAAAGCACTTGAATATTAAAATAACAAGGGCTAAATTTGAAAGCTTAGTGGAAGATTTAATAACAAGAACTATTGAGCCATGTAAGGCTGCTTTAAAAGATGCTGGTATTTCTGCTTCAGGTATTGATGATGTAGTATTGGTTGGGGGCATGACCAGAATGCCTAAAGTTATTCAAAAAGTGAAAGAATTTTTTGGAAAGGAGCCGCATAAAGGTGTTAATCCTGATGAGGTTGTAGCAATTGGCGCTGCTATCCAAGGTGCTGTATTAAGTGGTGATATGAAAGATGTGGTTTTACTTGATGTCACGCCCCTTACTATTGGTATTGAAACACTTGGTGGGGTGTTAACTGCTCTTATTGAAAGAAATAGTACTATACCAACCAAGAAAAGCCAGGTATTTTCAACTGCAGATGATAATCAATCTGCTGTTACAATCAGAGTGTTTCAAGGAGAAAGAAAAATGGCAGCTGACAACAAGTTGTTAGGGCAATTTAATCTTGAAGGCATAGCGCCATCTCCTAGAGGATTGCCGCAAATCGAAGTAACATTTGATGTTGATGCAAACGGCATACTCCATGTGTCAGCAAAAGATAAAGGAACTGGTAAGGAGCAAAAAATTACTATACAATCTTCCGGTGGTTTATCCGATGCAGAAATTGCGCAAATGGTTAAAGATGCAGAAGAAAATGCCAGCAAGGACGAGGAGAAAAAAGCTTTAGTCGAGGCAAGAAATAAGGCAGATTCTTTGATACACTCCACAGAAAAAAGTTTGAAAGAATATGGAGATAAAATTTCATCTACAGACAAAGAGGAAGTTGAAAATATTATCAAGGATTTAAGATCTATTATGGATTCAGAAAATGTTGGTGAAATAAATAGTAAAGTTGAGAGCCTAACTCAAGCATCAATGAAAATTGGGCAACATGTTTATGGTAATGAGCAACAACCACCTAGTGAGGATAACGCTTCAACGAATGGTGGCAATGACAGCAATGAAGATGAAAAAGTTGTTGATGCTGAATATGAAGAAGTAAATGATGAAAAAGACAAAGGTTCTAAATAA
- the efp gene encoding elongation factor P encodes MKISANDVKVGNVISHDNKYLVVLKTMHTQPGKGGAYIQLETKDIKTGTKINHRFRSSEDVERVRLDQQRYQFLYEEGNFLILMDQENFEQKSIDKALVGDQLPFLEESMEITLEMYNNEALLAYLPSSAEVTIKECEPVVKGQTSASSYKPAILENGARIMVPPFINMGDRVIVDIKELKYLERAK; translated from the coding sequence ATGAAAATTAGTGCTAATGACGTAAAAGTAGGTAATGTTATATCCCACGATAATAAATACTTAGTAGTATTAAAAACTATGCATACTCAACCAGGTAAGGGAGGTGCGTATATTCAATTGGAAACGAAGGATATAAAAACTGGTACCAAAATTAATCATAGGTTCAGAAGTAGCGAAGATGTTGAGAGAGTAAGATTAGATCAGCAACGGTATCAATTTTTATATGAAGAGGGTAATTTTTTAATATTGATGGATCAGGAAAATTTTGAACAAAAAAGTATAGATAAAGCTCTAGTCGGTGATCAACTTCCATTTTTAGAAGAGAGCATGGAGATAACTTTGGAAATGTATAATAATGAGGCGTTACTCGCATATTTACCTTCATCAGCTGAAGTAACAATCAAAGAATGTGAACCAGTAGTAAAGGGACAAACCTCTGCATCATCATATAAACCGGCTATATTAGAAAATGGAGCAAGAATTATGGTGCCTCCTTTTATAAACATGGGAGATAGGGTAATCGTGGATATTAAAGAATTAAAATACTTAGAAAGAGCGAAATAA